The region ACTAATGAAGGTTAAAGACCACTGAACTGGTTCCAGAACAGAACAGGTAGgctacagtagtactgtagaacCAGTGAAAATCAAGTGCATACGCAACAAAATAATGTTGAAATTGTGGCCACTGGTggacaacaagacaacacagtTCAGACAGGCTCTCATTACTGCGTGAGCCCCTGGTTTTACCCATCAAAGGAGGAGACCGAGCACTTGGTGAAAAGGCATCACTCTATGGATGAGATTCATCTCCATTAATATTCTGCCTTCAGGAACTAGTCGGTGAGATCCATTTATTAATGTGCCCACTGAGTGTTATCTGAGCTCTGGGTACAGGGTCCTAGCTGTGCTCTCATCCCTGTCACATTACCAAGCTGAGGATGCTCCGAAGAGAGGCTAAAGTAGCCTGTCACATCAACTCATTTATAATCCATTGTAAACCAAATGATAACAGCAATAGTCCTAATATTCATGCAGCATAAATTCATGTATGTTGCGGTGGCCTCAGTGTTTTAAAAAAGCATTTGGAACAATGTTAAGGGTTGGAGACGTAAACCATCAAATTACAATAGAATTTGTATCTTAAAAAGTCTATGTATATATCATGAACCACAAGACGTCTCATGCATAGGGGTTTTTGAGAAACTTGCAAACAGTTGTATAAATTGAGGTCATTCCATTGTATAAGGTGTGCTTTGCTTGAATTGCGGTAATTGGTCAACAGCCACACGCCAAAGCTTTGAGTGATTGGTGCAGCAGAAAAGGATGGGGCAGGAAGGGAGGGGCCCAGTGTGGGTaaaaggggtgggggtgtgtgacTGCTCCAGGCACAGAAAACACAGGGGTCACAAGCACAGTGCATGCAAGTTAAGCAGCACATTCTCTTACGACAGCCTTACATTGTCTTATTTAGTATGTCTAAGGTGGAGCAGGCTTTAAGTGTCAGTGAAAAATCTGATAATGTGCATTCAATGTAAAAATTGTCAGTCAGTAGACAACCTCtgtaagctgtcattgtaaaccATGTGCAATAGGGAAGTACACACCTGTCATAGTAGGCATCTCATTACTAGCCAGGGAATTTTTtttcttcctgtctcctctctcccttcaccgtAAACAAAGACCTGAACCAGATGGTCAACTTTTCAGAGCAAACATTctcataaaaaaataataataatttgaactcaacctggtctcagagcattttgtattttCTTTACGTAAATCTGAGACACTCCATTCAGTATGATATGGTACGTGTTGTATGGTATATATTCATTTGTGGTTTTCCATCTCCCATTTCGAATGATATGTTAAAGATTACAACTcttattatatgttacgaatttgcaaaatgcATAATAtattatgaatttgcaaaacgtatgatatgtaaaaaattctagctaggtggctaggtggataacattagctagctggctaacgttagctaggctaggggttaaggttaaggttaagtgtaggagttaggttaaagggttaaggttagggttaactaaaagggttaggggaagggttagctagcatgctaagtagttgcaaaataGCTAAAAAGTACTAAGTAGtagaaaagttgctaattagctcaaaTGTAAAAGTTGTCATTGAtgagattcaaacttgcaacctttggttTGCTAGGCATTTGCAGTATACGCTGACCCACCCCACTCtaccttaagtaaccatctgtcttatgtaaccataccaaacgtaacatatcatgctaatttgagtgtcctggatttaCATGTACTATGTTAAGTCTAGTCAATGAGACCAGGGTGCTATAAACAGGACTCAAATAAGGACTAAAAGTGAACACTTGACAGAAATTGAGTACATTTTGTTTTCCAGCAGGAGTGCAATCATTCAAAATCTTTAAACTGATATTGAAATTAATAAATATGAGTTACTTAAATTGCCTATTAATTTTAGTATGTAATACAttcaaaaacaaagaaatatacTCTCCAAACTAAATGTCATTGAATTGATTTGTGAATCATGCCCTTTTTCATAGTCCAGAATATGTTTATCCTCAATTTCAGAAGATCAGCAGCATGTGAAACATCTTCATGAGAATGCCATAATATTAATTAGATATCATTAAATAAACAGCTGTGTGTCCTCAGAGTGTTTTCATGTGGTTTTCCGTTCTCATACAAGTGGTAATAATACCGTATGGTGTCATTTTACCAGAAATGAAGGATTACAACCTGCCAGTCTAATGAACTTCATAGTTCAATGGGTGCTGCAGATGTTATCCCACATAGAATGCCATAACATATTGCTTCGTCGTCCTTTGTGCTAGTGCATttcaaatggatttttatttagtTTGGGATGTGTCAAGTTCAATAACACCTTCAACAGGCATGATAGTCTCAATGCAACTGTATACTGCAATGTCAAACATTAACATAATTTTTTGCCTTAAATTGTTGATTTTTAAAGGATGATTTTAAAGTATACCATGTTTTTCCTCTTGGGGAGTCCACTTGGTAGATAAGTCTCAGTAAAGGGGGAGAAATAGGAGAAGGGAATATCACACCTGGGAAACAGGGGAGGATGGAAAGGGTGCATGTGGTGGGTTGGGTTGAGGGCATGAAAGAATGACGACAGCCAGACAGGATGACTACCGGTAAGTACAATAATACTAAAACTAAAATGAAGGTTCTTGGGGAGGTGTGGAGGGAGGTTAGACAGGGTaatgtgagagaggagagggggctgagtgtagagagagaggacttagCTCATGCAAGGTGGGGGTTAGTTGCTGTTGACAGGATTCTCATTCAACAGGGTGTGCCAGCGCTCTATCTTCTTGTCCTTGTTCTTCAGGCACTCATACCAGTGCTTCAGCTGCTCCCCTTTGGCTGTGATGCCCAACTGGCACCCACCTATAGCAGACCAGCAGatagggaggggagggtgagaggactGGCACAACATGGAACAATTCAACGAGTTCTAGTAGATCTCGAATGCATCTCCTATGGATCTTACCGATGTAATCGTTGGATTTCCCAATGTCGTAGTCCCACACTGAGATGTCCAGGGTCTTCTTAGCCAGGTCGCTGTGCTTGATGTCATAGCTAAATTCCTGTAACACAACAAGTGAGAAGTCATCCCCCTCACGATCTCCAATAAATGGAATTTAAATCAGTACACAAATCAATATATTGAGGTATTGACAGACATTTAATATTAAAAGCACAAACAAAGTACTGCTGTCAGATGGTTACTTCTGTCTTGTATTATTATTGCAAGACACCAACAGGGAACTGACCTCGTTGTACTCTGGGTTCAGGGTTTTCTTCTTGATATTTGTTTTGTTCTTGGCCTTCTTCCCCATATCAGGTTTCAGGCATCTAAACACATCACAAACAAGACAAGCATATTTTGATGTTGTCATCCTGCATTTGGGGATAGGAAGTACATTGCAAAACAGATGTATTCTACTGTGCAAATGAATAACTTTGACATAATTCAATTTGTTTTGATATTTGAGAGAAAAGTGAATACTTCATCATGTAAACACTGGAAAAGTGTTAGAGAAGAATGTGTGTTTGTAATCACTCCTAATAGCAATCACAGTGAAACAGACACGGACATTTCGACAAATGGGTCAGAGTATCCATTGGCGTCCATGGAGGCCAGGTGAACGCAGCGCACTACACCCACAAGCAGGCGGTTCTGCTGGGTGCTGTACACGAGGGAGATAAGGATACGACCACGCTCCTCCACATCTCCACCATCCTTTCCACCCTGGAGAGAGCGGGGTGGAGTGAGATTGGGAGGTTAGAGATAAAGAGAAAACAGGGAGTGAAAGATGGGTAAGAGAGAATGGAAGACTGTCATTATATATCATATCATGAAGACATGATTTGTATGAGGACACGTAGCGGTAGTCCACTTGCCCACGCATGCTGGTCATACACCAATACCTCATCCTCATAGAGCGAAATGCCTCGAGCCCCTCCAGCTGTTGCGGTCTTCTTTGTCTGTGGAAGGATATGGATGTGGGTGGTCCAATCAGACATTGAAACAAATGGGACTCTTACTGTATATTTAATGTGTGAAGCAGGATGATATACTACTTACAGGGGCAACTCTCTCCAGACACACGTTGAAGTTTTTCTTCTGGTTGATCTTCAGTTTCTTCAGTGCAACGCGAGTTTCTCCGATAAACTCATTATGTCCAAACTTGTCCTCATCACAGACAGAGATCCTGCATCAACCCATACAGGACATCAATAATATTGGATCATAACATCCAAAGTAAAACAATTCAGCCCTTAGATATAACCATGTCAACAAATGGAGACAACAAGACAGGAATGTGGTTTAGTGTTGTCTTGATGTTTAGTGAACCCTGTGTTTTGTTTCTCTGCTTCCAGTATCCACCTGAGAGTCTTGCGCTGCATGTCCTCATCTGTGAGTCCGTGGTAGACCAGGGTCTCGTTCCATGCTGGGTTACGGGTGTTTCTCAGGGTTTTGGTGCGTAACTTGGTGGACTGCAGCACATGAGAGTAGATACAAGAGATCAAGATAAGGAACTTGACTTCAGCACTTATATCTGAGGCTGGATAGAGGCAATGGAGCTTCGTATGTAGTACATTGGATAATCTTTATGCCACAAGGTGGCAAGCTTGAGCTAATGGCGTGTATCATAGCATCACAGACATCATTCTCAGATTTTTCTGAATCATGACACATGCCATAATAAATACACAAGCATATGTTAACCCCCAGATAGAAAATAAGGGAAGTGAATTCCATCACCTTACTGGCCCCTGGCAGCAGATGCAGTTTGACATATGGATCAGCCAGTCCATTGGAGTCCATGGGCTTCAGTCCCTGAGGGGAAGACAAGACAACACATACTCTTTATGTCACCAGACAGAACAGAAGGGACAAGAAGTCCCTGTAAATTTGAACTACTGCGGCAGCATCTTTTAAACACAGGCCACTTCAGTGTAATTGTCTCAGGGTGAGTAAATGAGTGCAATAGGTGGTACCTTGGCTTTAAGGATGCTGCAGTGGAGACTGTTGTTCTCCTGCTCATAAAGCAAGCTGAACTCCAGCGCGCCAAGAGTGGCTGAAAAACATCCAGGGCAGTCATTAGATCAGATAACAGACAGGGTGTCTACTCTGACTGCACTGGAACATAGACACTAGCAGTACATCTAAGACAAAAGGCACTGAGTTGTAAGGAGAGTCTAGACTAGGAAAGATTCTCAAAGTATCAGAAAACATTGAGACTGCCGGCAGTAATAGAGACATGAGCTTCACGCCAGAGGGCAGACAAAAGAACAGGAGATCAAGCAGTGAACTGATAAAGGAGGGAGAAATGCATAATCCAACAGTGAATCTGCAGCCTAAATGGTCTGTAAACAGATTAAATACGTTATGCATCCGTCCACATATGAATAGAACATTCCATTAAAAAGCAGCAAAATATTACTGTAATATCAAGGACACTAAAAATCACAAAGGAACACATTCAGGAAAATAATGTTCTagttaaaaaacagaaataccccAATTCAAACAGAATATGAAACATGTAAATAAAATGGATTGATAAGAGTAAAAAGTACTGGACATTCAGCTACAGAGCAGTTGAATGGGAGTCTTTACATAGATGTTAAGGGAGGACAAAACTGTGATGATACTGATAATCAATAGGTTTAAATCTATCATCCcttcatttaaaacagtaaaccCCGAACAGCTCCAAACCACCACCACATTGTAACGGTTGGAAGGCTAGCTTTTAAAACCTGCAACTCCAGTAGTCCAGTGCACTGAAATCTCTCTAACTCCTACCAGCCCTTACACATCCCGAGCTAATACAATTTCAAATGGCTGGAAAACATTAAGAGTACAGACAGACAACTGAAAATGCACAAATGTAATTTGTATGATATAATGCCATCTCCAGTAACTACAGTGCCTTGATACAGCCACCACCATGGTTgtaaatatgaagagtggtattcagtgatgtgttgtgttggatttgccccaaacataatgctttgtattaaGGACATCAAGTTAATTtcattgccacattttttgcagttttactttagagccttattgcaaacaagatgcatgttttggaatatgttttattatgtacaggcttccttcttttcactttgtcatttaggttagtattagAACTCGATTCTATAAAGATCCCTTCAAGTTCCTTAAAAGTCTCTTCACAAAGGAAAAAAGTGGAGCtctaaaaacaacaaagaaagaccTAGAGGAGCACCTGAGAACAACAAACTTTGACTCAAAGCGACATGAACATCTGGCCATCCCATCAGATATCCCACCTATTGAACCCCCGGAACATCACATTGAGACCAGCCCTCCGACATGGAAAGAGGTGGAAAACACAGTTCGACAGGCAAGAACAGCATCAGCCCTGGGGCCAAATGGAGTCCCGTACAAAGTGTATAAGAACGCACCAGACGTCCTGAGGTTCCTCTGGAGGCTTATGAGAACAGCTTGGCAGAAGAAGATAATACCCAAAGTGTGGCGTAGGGCAGGCGGGGTCCTGATCCCTAAGGAGAAGGATGCAGTGAACATCAGCCAATTCCGCCCAATCTCCTTACTGAATGTCGAGGGTAAAATCTTCTTTAGGGTCATTGCCCAGAGGATGGCCGAGTACCTGCAAAGGAATGCGTACGTCGATACATCTGTACAGAAGGCAGGAATATCAGGGTTCTCTGgctgcttggaacattccagcatGATCTGGCACCAGATCCAAATGGCCAAGGTGGAGAAAAGGGACCTCCATGTAGTCTTCCTCGACCTCGCCAATGCATTTGGCTCTGTGCCCCATGAACTCCTGTGGTCTGCCTTCAGATTTTTCCACATACCGGACACCATTACAAACCTGGTGAAGTCGTACTTCCAGGATCTGCAGTTCTGCTTCACCACCTCATGGCAGTGCCTGAATGTAGGTATAATGGCGGGATGTACCATTTCTCCGTTGGCATTCACAATGGCAATGGAGGTtatcatcagatcctcaaaatgggtTGTTGGTGGACAGCGAGTCGACTCTGGTTTCCGCCTCCCTCCACTCAGAGCCTACATGGACGACATTACAACATTGACCACCACTGTCCCATGCACCAGGAGACTGCTCAGAAAACTCGAGGAGAACATCAGCTGGGCCCGTATGAAGATTAAACCATCCAAGTCACGCAGCATCTCGATTGTGAAGGGAGTACTCTCTGACCTGAAATTCTTCATCGGAGATGACCAAATCCCAACAGTGTCTGAGCAGCCGGTAAAAAGCCTTGGAAGGTGGTATGATGCAAGCCTGAAGGATAAAGACCAGGTGCAACAGCTGCACAAAGACatcagtagtagcctacagtccatcgacaacacccagctacctggaaagttaaaggcctggtgtctgcagtttggtctcctgccccgggtgttgtggcccttagcactgtatgaggttccaatctcaacagtggagaagatggaaagaggagtcacaggctacttaaagaagtggctcggagttccacgatgccttaccaccataggcctctatggcgatggtgtcctcaagctgcccctcaccagtctaacagaggaattcaagtgtgcaaaaaccaggctccagatgacactgaatgaatctcaagacccagtggtgagcaacaacgcgccgaccttggcaactgggcgcaaatggaggccaggaaaagcagtccaggaggcaacagcagccctcagacatgctgacattgtgggtcatgttcagcaagggagaggaggccttgggctaactagccgtgc is a window of Oncorhynchus keta strain PuntledgeMale-10-30-2019 chromosome 25, Oket_V2, whole genome shotgun sequence DNA encoding:
- the LOC118358347 gene encoding rabphilin-3A-like, whose translation is MEAMEQERIGRLVNRLDDMKKTVCGDGVNRCLLCGEQLGVPGVSSVVCEDCKKHMCTKCGVQSGSRPCSVWLCKICSEQREVWKRSGAWFFKGFPKQFLPSPMPISKSRESSAQRASEPQEPAASDPRAAGDLPQAQAKGPEAQGRAGKPPVAHKPREVRIAAGGASSGYTEGGAQNSPVVLQKAVTVQSSRPPPAASAKQAPLEMEGGGYSTITAPAEDRVTPAIREEKRQPASYNPPPARQQAPPPEEEEDANSCDSDEATTLGALEFSLLYEQENNSLHCSILKAKGLKPMDSNGLADPYVKLHLLPGASKSTKLRTKTLRNTRNPAWNETLVYHGLTDEDMQRKTLRISVCDEDKFGHNEFIGETRVALKKLKINQKKNFNVCLERVAPTKKTATAGGARGISLYEDEGGKDGGDVEERGRILISLVYSTQQNRLLVGVVRCVHLASMDANGYSDPFVEICLKPDMGKKAKNKTNIKKKTLNPEYNEEFSYDIKHSDLAKKTLDISVWDYDIGKSNDYIGGCQLGITAKGEQLKHWYECLKNKDKKIERWHTLLNENPVNSN